From one Anabas testudineus chromosome 18, fAnaTes1.2, whole genome shotgun sequence genomic stretch:
- the LOC113168310 gene encoding uncharacterized protein YGR130C-like yields MKKLKPTKKKTFNKQETQLQKREPITQDEIQAKKQDPMSDVSSSTMEISNVQDNQVHKEELITKDEIQAKKQDPRGEDEIQVQKQDPRGEDEIQAKKEDPMSDDSSSTMEISNVQDNQVHKEELRGEDEIQVQKQDPMSDDSSSTMEISNVQDNQVHKEELRGEDEIQAQKEDPMSDVSSSTMEISNVQDNQVHKEEPITKDGIQAKKQDPMSDVSSSTMEISNVQDNQVHKEEPRGEDEIQVQKQDPRGEDEIQVQKQDPRGEDEIQAKKQDPMSDDSSSTMEISNVQDNQVHKEEPRGEDEIQVQKQDPRGEDEIQAKKEDPMSDVSSSTMEISNVQDNQVHKEEPRGEDEIQAKKQDPMSDDSSSTMEISNVQDNQVHKEEPMSDDSSSTMEISNVQDNQVHKEEPRGEDEIQVQKQDPRGEDEIQAKKEDPMSDVSSSTMEISNVQDNQVHKEEPRGEDEIQAKKQDPMSDVSSSTMKISNVQDNQVHKEEPRGEDEIQVQKQDPMSDDSSSTMEISNVQDNQVHKEEPITQDEIQAQKQDPRGEDEIQVQKQDPMSDDSSSTMEISNVQDNQVHKEEPRGEDEIQVQKQDPRGEDEIQAKKEDPMSDVSSSTMEISNVQDNQVHKEEPITQDEIEAQKQDPRVSDVSSSTMEISNVQDNQVHKEELITQDEIQAQKQDPMSDDSSSTMEISNVQDNQVHKEEPITKDGIQAQKQDPRGEDEIQVQKQDPRGEDEIQAKKQDPMSDDSSSTMEISNVQDNQVHKEEPRGGEDEIQAKKQDPMSDVSSSTMKISNVQDNQVHKEEPRGEDEIQVQKQDPMSDVSSSTMEISNDQSTQVHKHEAKTEDEIQAKKEDPMSDVLSSTMEISNDQDNQVHKEDPMLKVLAKIKEISIKQDSQLQKLESITKILPATRKISKKRKNQLKKLESTSEISPVKHEILIKIESQQPEKIEEKLDALITVFTSVEKLKLGNQRQDFMLHLEEIEQEREENKKKIELVESKIAESEVVVLTPFYQTDHLPHVGYFIPTSDPSYHCSVICKVQKFDQQHLSILQAP; encoded by the exons ATGAAGAAACTCAAGCCCA CAAAAAAGAAGACTTTCAATAAACAAGAGACTCAGCTGCAGAAACGAGAACCCA taactCAAGATGAGATACAGGCAAAGAAACAAGATCCCA tgtctgacGTTTCATCATCAACAATGGAGATTTCCAATGTCCAAGATAATCAGGTGCACAAAGAAGAACTCA taacTAAAGATGAGATACAGGCAAAGAAACAAGATCCCA gaggTGAAGATGAGATACAGGTGCAGAAACAAGATCCCA gaggTGAAGATGAGATACAGGCAAAGAAAGAAGATCCCA tgtctgacGATTCATCATCAACAATGGAGATTTCCAATGTCCAAGATAATCAGGTGCACAAAGAAGAACTCA gaggTGAAGATGAGATACAGGTGCAGAAACAAGATCCCA tgtctgacGATTCATCATCAACAATGGAGATTTCCAATGTCCAAGATAATCAGGTGCACAAAGAAGAACTCA gaggTGAAGATGAGATACAGGCGCAGAAAGAAGATCCCA tgtctgacGTTTCATCATCAACAATGGAGATTTCCAATGTCCAAGATAATCAGGTGCACAAAGAAGAACCCA taacTAAAGATGGGATACAGGCAAAGAAACAAGATCCCA tgtctgacGTTTCATCATCAACAATGGAGATTTCCAATGTCCAAGATAATCAGGTGCACAAAGAAGAACCCA gaggTGAAGATGAGATACAAGTGCAGAAACAAGATCCCA gaggTGAAGATGAGATACAGGTGCAGAAACAAGATCCCA gaggTGAAGATGAGATACAGGCAAAGAAACAAGATCCCA tgtctgacGATTCATCATCAACAATGGAGATTTCCAATGTCCAAGATAATCAGGTGCACAAAGAAGAACCCA gaggTGAAGATGAGATACAGGTGCAGAAACAAGATCCCA gaggTGAAGATGAGATACAGGCAAAGAAAGAAGATCCCA tgtctgacGTTTCATCATCAACAATGGAGATTTCCAATGTCCAAGATAATCAGGTGCACAAAGAAGAACCCA gaggTGAAGATGAGATACAGGCAAAGAAACAAGATCCCA tgtctgacGATTCATCATCAACAATGGAGATTTCCAATGTCCAAGATAATCAGGTGCACAAAGAAGAACCCA tgtctgacGATTCATCATCAACAATGGAGATTTCCAATGTCCAAGATAATCAGGTGCACAAAGAAGAACCCA gaggTGAAGATGAGATACAGGTGCAGAAACAAGATCCCA gaggTGAAGATGAGATACAGGCAAAGAAAGAAGATCCCA tgtctgacGTTTCATCATCAACAATGGAGATTTCCAATGTCCAAGATAATCAGGTGCACAAAGAAGAACCCA gaggTGAAGATGAGATACAGGCAAAGAAACAAGATCCCA tgtctgacGTTTCATCATCAACAATGAAGATTTCCAATGTCCAAGATAATCAGGTGCACAAAGAAGAACCCA gaggTGAAGATGAGATACAGGTGCAGAAACAAGATCCCA tgtctgacGATTCATCATCAACAATGGAGATTTCCAATGTCCAAGATAATCAGGTGCACAAAGAAGAACCCA taacTCAAGATGAGATACAGGCGCAGAAACAAGATCCCA gaggTGAAGATGAGATACAGGTGCAGAAACAAGATCCCA tgtctgacGATTCATCATCAACAATGGAGATTTCCAATGTCCAAGATAATCAGGTGCACAAAGAAGAACCCA gaggTGAAGATGAGATACAGGTGCAGAAACAAGATCCCA gaggTGAAGATGAGATACAGGCAAAGAAAGAAGATCCCA tgtctgacGTTTCATCATCAACAATGGAGATTTCCAATGTCCAAGATAATCAGGTGCACAAAGAAGAACCCA taacTCAAGATGAGATAGAGGCGCAGAAACAAGATCCCA gag tgtctgacGTTTCATCATCAACAATGGAGATTTCCAATGTCCAAGATAATCAGGTGCACAAAGAAGAACTCA taacTCAAGATGAGATACAGGCGCAGAAACAAGATCCCA tgtctgacGATTCATCATCAACAATGGAGATTTCCAATGTCCAAGATAATCAGGTGCACAAAGAAGAACCCA taacTAAAGATGGGATACAGGCGCAGAAACAAGATCCCA gaggTGAAGATGAGATACAGGTGCAGAAACAAGATCCCA gaggTGAAGATGAGATACAGGCAAAGAAACAAGATCCCA tgtctgacGATTCATCATCAACAATGGAGATTTCCAATGTCCAAGATAATCAGGTGCACAAAGAAGAACCCA gag gaggTGAAGATGAGATACAGGCAAAGAAACAAGATCCCA tgtctgacGTTTCATCATCAACAATGAAGATTTCCAATGTCCAAGATAATCAGGTGCACAAAGAAGAACCCA gaggTGAAGATGAGATACAGGTGCAGAAACAAGATCCCA tgtctgacGTTTCATCATCAACAATGGAGATTTCCAATGACCAAAGTACTCAGGTGCACAAACACGAGGCCA aaacTGAAGATGAGATACAGGCAAAGAAAGAAGATCCCA tgtctgacGTTTTATCATCAACAATGGAGATTTCCAATGACCAAGATAATCAGGTGCATAAAGAAGATCCCA tgCTTAAGGTTTTAGCCAAAATAAAGGAGATTTCCATTAAACAAGATAGTCAGCTGCAGAAACTTGAATCCA ttaCTAAGATTTTGCCAGCAACAAGAAAGATTTCCAAGAAACGTAAGAATCAGCTGAAGAAACTAGAATCAA CATCTGAGATTTCCCCAGTGAAACATGAGATTCTGATTAAAATTGAGTCTCAACAACCAGAGAAGATTGAAGAAAAACTGGACGCACTGATAACAGTTTTCACTTCAGTGGAGAAACTGAAACTGGGAAACCAGAGACAGGACTTCATGTTGCACTTGGAGGAAATAGAACAAGAAAGGGaggagaacaagaagaagattGAGTTGGTGGAGAGCAAAAtagcagaga GTGAGGTTGTCGTCCTAACACCATTTTATCAGACTGACCACCTTCCTCATGTAGGCTACTTCATCCCCACCAGTGATCCGTCCTATCATTGCAGTGTTATCTGCAAAGTTCAG AAGTTTGACCAGCAACACTTGAGCATCCTTCAAGCACcgtga